Proteins from a single region of Desulfobacter postgatei 2ac9:
- the dnaG gene encoding DNA primase, with amino-acid sequence MLIPEEKIAEILAASDIFDVVSEAVILKKSGRNFFGLCPFHSEKSPSFSINPDKQIFHCFGCGAGGNVLSFVMKYHGISFPEAARMLARKYNIVIETRKMSPQQRKAVHTRESLFRLNKKVMQAYTGFLKDPSKGNCARRYLEGRGTSKQIIEQFQLGCSPDAWDAIVNVLKKEKITKGVAVSSGLVLEKKQKNGFYDRFRNRLMFPIFDINMQVAGFGGRVMDDSMPKYMNSPETPVYSKGRILYGLHAAKQACRRLGQVFIVEGYFDFLSLYQYGIENSVASLGTALTREHIRILKGYATTMILVFDSDEAGIKAAKRSIDVFVQEGIDTRILVLPGNNDPDSYVMAHGRDAFLELAGTAKTVMQFLLQLSLDTHGTSVEGRIKILDEMKQHLAMIQDYAVRSIYVRELAETLNIDEKAVLEKVKDAYEKEVSRQIRDPLIAEDGDASKSVLESDPREKQILSMMLHWPELIAVAVEKKVLPSFYSKPLKRLGCLIIDSGTDTQNIVGAVMARVETDEDRQLIASMAMEDYTGVQEPAETFAVLVNRVIKIKNKTDRIIVSELTKVKEGCDVDVINLLKLKQQQIQQLHNS; translated from the coding sequence ATCCCGATAAGCAGATTTTTCATTGCTTTGGGTGCGGCGCCGGCGGTAATGTCCTCTCCTTTGTCATGAAATATCATGGGATCTCCTTTCCCGAAGCTGCAAGGATGCTGGCCAGAAAGTATAACATTGTCATTGAAACTCGAAAGATGAGTCCGCAACAGCGCAAAGCCGTTCATACCCGGGAATCTCTTTTCCGTCTTAATAAAAAGGTAATGCAGGCATATACAGGTTTCCTAAAGGACCCATCAAAGGGCAATTGCGCCAGGCGGTATCTTGAAGGGCGAGGAACTAGTAAACAGATTATTGAGCAGTTTCAACTGGGATGCTCCCCTGATGCCTGGGATGCCATTGTCAATGTATTAAAAAAAGAAAAAATTACTAAAGGGGTTGCGGTCAGTTCCGGCCTGGTGCTGGAAAAAAAACAGAAAAACGGGTTTTACGACAGATTTCGAAACCGGCTGATGTTTCCTATTTTTGACATCAACATGCAGGTGGCCGGATTCGGCGGCCGGGTCATGGATGACAGCATGCCCAAATACATGAACTCTCCTGAAACCCCCGTGTACAGCAAAGGCCGTATTCTTTACGGATTGCACGCGGCAAAACAGGCGTGCCGCAGGCTGGGTCAGGTATTTATTGTGGAAGGTTATTTTGATTTTCTTTCCCTTTATCAATACGGGATTGAAAATAGTGTGGCAAGTTTGGGCACGGCTCTGACCCGCGAGCATATCAGGATTCTTAAAGGCTATGCAACGACCATGATCCTGGTTTTTGACTCTGATGAAGCAGGTATAAAGGCTGCCAAAAGAAGCATTGACGTTTTTGTTCAGGAGGGGATTGATACCCGGATTCTGGTGCTTCCGGGCAACAATGATCCCGACTCCTATGTCATGGCCCATGGCCGGGATGCCTTTCTTGAGCTTGCAGGTACTGCCAAGACAGTGATGCAGTTTTTGCTCCAGTTATCTTTGGATACCCATGGAACTTCCGTTGAGGGACGTATAAAAATTTTGGACGAGATGAAGCAGCATCTGGCTATGATTCAGGATTATGCGGTCCGTTCAATCTATGTCCGTGAGCTGGCTGAAACACTTAATATCGATGAAAAGGCTGTTCTTGAAAAAGTAAAGGATGCCTATGAAAAAGAGGTAAGCAGACAGATCCGGGATCCTTTGATTGCTGAGGACGGCGACGCATCCAAAAGTGTTTTGGAATCTGACCCAAGAGAAAAACAGATCCTCTCCATGATGCTTCACTGGCCTGAACTGATTGCTGTTGCCGTGGAAAAAAAGGTGCTCCCCTCCTTTTATTCAAAGCCACTTAAGCGGCTTGGCTGTTTGATTATTGACAGCGGAACGGACACTCAAAACATTGTGGGTGCGGTCATGGCCCGGGTTGAAACCGATGAAGACCGGCAGTTGATTGCATCCATGGCTATGGAAGATTATACCGGGGTTCAGGAGCCGGCTGAGACGTTTGCTGTCCTGGTCAACCGGGTCATAAAAATAAAAAATAAAACCGACAGAATTATTGTCAGCGAATTAACAAAAGTAAAAGAGGGCTGTGATGTTGATGTGATCAATCTGCTCAAACTTAAACAGCAGCAGATTCAGCAGTTGCATAACAGTTAA
- the rpoD gene encoding RNA polymerase sigma factor RpoD, whose amino-acid sequence MAEKTSRSEEGVMIGKDEMRRLIKKGEETGVLSFSEINDAISDDLQSFEQIDDIVIQFQELGIELVGDRDEDTSAINQGRAQSPKKASRSSKNKRVKSSLSRRDDDDEGLETDMDKKGGRDALSSRRERPDMEFGAVTDPVKMYLKEMGMVTLLSREGEIEIAKKIEVGEQDVLRAMLDCPLALNTIFMYGKKMEDKAMRPKHVLRDVDEGDGMVDEVSKQEKFLESLARIKTLHTQSQSYRDELENTRKGTKKYSSLTEQIDCNTEEVFELLKNWRFESNVIDNIEKSIRSTIIWFKTVDNLLARCAKTFNVQPSTMMKQTKDQAVFVEWATSRSEMTPDRAGTIFNDINSLCEQVAEKKGLVKGSVDDLNAIVQGIEIGRKKADAAKRELVRANLRLVVSIAKKYTNRGLQFLDLIQEGNIGLMKAVDKFEYRRGYKFSTYATWWIRQAITRAIADQARTIRIPVHMIETINKLIRTSRYLVQEMGKEPSPEEIAEKMEIPIDKVRRVLKIAKEPISLETPIGEEEDSHLGDFIEDKKFSIPSEAAIDLSLAEQTRKILATLTPREEKVLRMRFGIGEKSDHTLEEVGKDFTVTRERIRQIEAKALRKLRHPTRSKKLKTFIEN is encoded by the coding sequence ATGGCAGAAAAGACCAGCAGATCTGAGGAAGGCGTGATGATTGGTAAGGACGAGATGCGCAGGCTTATCAAAAAGGGAGAGGAAACAGGCGTCCTGTCCTTTTCCGAAATCAATGACGCCATTTCAGATGATTTGCAATCCTTTGAGCAGATAGATGATATTGTCATTCAGTTTCAGGAACTGGGTATTGAACTGGTTGGTGACAGAGACGAGGACACGTCTGCCATTAACCAGGGCAGGGCCCAAAGCCCCAAAAAGGCTTCCCGGTCATCAAAAAATAAAAGAGTTAAAAGCTCTCTATCCCGTAGGGATGATGATGACGAAGGTCTTGAAACTGATATGGATAAGAAAGGGGGTAGAGACGCACTATCTTCCCGACGTGAACGTCCCGACATGGAATTTGGTGCAGTTACTGATCCCGTGAAGATGTATCTTAAAGAGATGGGTATGGTAACCCTGCTTAGCCGTGAAGGTGAAATTGAAATTGCCAAAAAAATAGAGGTTGGAGAACAGGATGTACTGCGGGCCATGCTCGATTGTCCTTTGGCTCTGAATACCATTTTTATGTATGGTAAAAAAATGGAAGATAAGGCCATGCGTCCCAAGCATGTACTCCGGGATGTGGATGAGGGGGATGGAATGGTTGATGAGGTCTCCAAACAAGAAAAATTCCTTGAATCTTTAGCCCGGATAAAAACTTTGCATACGCAAAGTCAGTCTTATCGTGATGAGCTTGAAAACACAAGGAAAGGTACAAAAAAATACAGCTCTCTTACGGAACAGATTGACTGCAATACAGAAGAAGTTTTTGAACTGCTTAAAAACTGGCGATTTGAGTCCAATGTCATTGATAACATAGAAAAGAGTATCAGAAGTACAATAATCTGGTTTAAAACGGTTGATAATCTGCTGGCCAGGTGTGCAAAAACCTTTAATGTCCAGCCCAGCACCATGATGAAACAGACAAAAGATCAGGCTGTTTTTGTTGAATGGGCCACGTCAAGAAGCGAAATGACCCCGGACCGTGCAGGTACTATTTTTAATGATATCAATTCTTTGTGTGAGCAGGTTGCAGAAAAAAAGGGCCTGGTTAAAGGCAGTGTTGATGACCTGAATGCAATTGTTCAGGGGATTGAAATCGGGCGCAAAAAAGCCGATGCCGCTAAACGCGAACTGGTCCGCGCTAATTTAAGGCTTGTGGTCAGTATTGCCAAAAAATATACTAACAGGGGACTGCAGTTTCTTGATTTGATTCAGGAAGGCAATATTGGTTTGATGAAGGCGGTGGATAAATTTGAGTATCGCCGGGGATACAAATTTTCTACATACGCCACCTGGTGGATCCGTCAGGCTATTACCCGTGCCATTGCAGACCAGGCCAGAACCATCAGAATTCCGGTTCATATGATCGAAACCATTAACAAACTGATCCGCACTTCCCGGTACCTGGTTCAGGAGATGGGCAAGGAACCTTCTCCAGAGGAAATTGCCGAAAAAATGGAAATCCCCATTGATAAGGTTCGGCGGGTGCTTAAGATTGCCAAGGAGCCTATTTCTCTTGAAACCCCCATTGGTGAGGAAGAAGACAGCCATCTTGGGGATTTTATCGAGGATAAGAAATTTTCTATTCCTTCCGAGGCCGCCATTGATCTGAGCCTTGCCGAACAGACGCGTAAAATACTGGCAACGTTGACGCCCAGGGAGGAAAAAGTGTTAAGGATGCGTTTTGGCATCGGAGAAAAGTCTGATCACACTTTAGAAGAAGTTGGAAAGGATTTTACCGTTACAAGGGAGCGTATTCGCCAGATTGAAGCCAAAGCCTTGCGTAAGCTTCGTCATCCCACCAGGAGTAAAAAGCTAAAAACTTTTATAGAGAATTAA